ACTTGTAAATTGAGAGCATGAAGAGAATTGAGACATTTTTTGACTGTAAGATTCATTGACACATATTGAGCCCAACCTATAAAATTATTAGCAATTTAAAGAGATGTGTAATAGGctcaaaaatataaatataacaaaaaaatcaTCTTGATAAAACTATAACCTGAATCTAATAAAAGATGACAAAATTGTACCTATTTTTATACTCCTGAATCTCCGCAAGAGGTTCATCAATGAACAATTTCGAACAATACATTGAGTTTTGGATGGTTGTTGGATATTTCCCTGCAAAAAAATAGTGATTTCCATATTTCAAAAGTTAGTACAACAAAGTCAAAAAGCATAAgagaatttaaattaaatataaaataacagaacaaaCCATTTGTCTCTTTTATCTTTGCAAGAGAAAGCAATATGACAACATGACCTTCTACATGTGTTTCCAGAAAACTTATCATCCTAGCTGCATAGTTCTCCCACAAAGTACAATGAAGAGTATTGTTCCTTCACAagagaatagagaaaaataaatgaatttaaaattgTACTAATCAATTACATAAGTTGCTAAAAAATAGAGTTAATAATCCTATAAATTTATAACCTTTCATCCTTTAAGACCAATACCACCCTTTTTGGCACACTCTCTTTTTGAATTTGTACGACATCTGACAATTCACCGATCACATCTACAAATAAAACATAAGTTACAACATAACTTCTATTAAAAAAGAATCCTAAAAAAGTAACTTTTGTCACACCAAATATCACATTACCTACTAACACTTCAGTAGATGCACCTCCCGCTAAGATGTCATCAAAGGGAGTGAAGTGATAAATATTATGAGGTATTTCAGGAATTTGACGCGCTTGCACTATTGTCCCTTTCATGAAAACTAATTTGTAAGGATGATTTGAAGTCCTAAATTGACCATCATTGTGGTTAACCTCAAAGTTTTGAACAATATAAGTGTTGTCCTCCTTAAGCATTGACTTCCACTTGTCAATATCGAATTTTTTCACTATAGCTGTAATTTTTCCTCCCTGCAAAAGTAGGAACATAAAAATCTCATAGTCAATAAGTGTAGTATTAGAAAATGAACATGAAGCCTCAGTTAAAGAAACTACCTTTTGATCCATAAATATCATTTCCATAGCATTCACTTTCGATGACTTCTCAACAACCCAAAGATTAGTTATTCTTACTCCCAATTTCCATGTTTCTTTTGAATCATCAACTTCAGCAATCAAGCTAGTCTTACGTGCCATACCTTGCAGGGAGAATGGCAACACAAATAAGGCTTCTAAATCTAAAACcaaataaaagaataatattttttgGAAATCATATTTGGCTTCAAATCTTCACAATCTTCAAAATCTGACTCAAAAGTGTGAACAATGTTTTGTgaagggatttttttttttaaatataagagGTGAAACGGTGAACAATGTGCACACCTCAAAAGTGTAAAGCAAAGCAAAGTCAAATCTTTAGAGAGTAGAAAAAGAGGGAAACATATTGAAGGAAACCTATCATctttcttgataaaaaaaaacaaatcttcaaagaaaaagatttgaattttttttatttacatgtgAAAAAAAGGGGGAAAAAATCAAACCTTGATGAGTTGTAGAAGactaaggaagaagaagaacaaatgCATTCACCGGTTCTTTACAGGAGAGAAGTGATGAATAGATTgtgaaaaatgtgaaatatgtAAAGTGATGGGAGGAAGAAAAGTGATGAGAGGAAGAAAAGCAATACCGTACTTGTGCTGCAGAAAAGTGATGAGAGGAAGAAAACAAATACGGTACCGGCAAAGTGATGAGATAGGATGAAGATGGCAGAATCCAGAGTAAAAAGTTAGAGAGAAATCTGGAATAGATAAGATTTTgcctatatttttattattatttctctttctaAAGTGTCAGAGTACATCAAATTGGTttgaattgaaaataaattagaGAACCTATGAAATGAAAAGCAACATGAATAAGACAAAAAATAAGAGAGGTAACAAAGAATGAAGGAGAGAAGAGAACTTAAAATAATCTAAAAAAATGAGAGCACGACACGTCACCAGTTAGGGTAGGATTTTCTTAGAGTATATGTAAGTTACCCGTGCTGTTGCACGGGTCGCGGTTGGTGGACCGCGATCAATTTTACTAAacaatttatattaaaaaatatttcaaattatagataaattaatttttttgagatAAAGCAAttacaataaatatatatatatatattttaaaagtaaCATAATATTTGAAGTTATTTTGTAGTGCGTTGTACAGGTTTGCTTATGTTTATCAGAAACTTAtaacgtgttttttttttagtttctttACATAATTACTCTCTATAGAATATAATAATTTACTATGtaggatttttttaaaaattaatattttttgtaaGCATAGACATTTTCCCCGttgatttattaaattatttatttaaacattcaaaaaataatttaatagttaagaatataatttaaaagataatgaaattatttatataatcaTAGGACAAATAATTATACATTAAAAGTTAATGCAAATTAAGATTGTATAagtgaagatataattaatctctatataatataataatttagGATGTAAggatttttgaaattataatttttgttaGCATAGATATTATTCACGTAGATGAATGAAATTGTTTATTTAAACATcgaaaataatttattagttaaccaaaataatttaaatgatAGTGAAAGTAAATGCAAATTAACTTCTTAGAAATGAAGATATAACTAATCACTATATACTATGAAAAATTCATTATGtaagaaatttttaaaaaatatcatttttgttagcgtaaatattttccccgttgattaatgaaattatctattgaaaaattaaaaaacataatttgtttaaataatttattagttaaccaacataattaaaattacaatgaaattatatatatacagTTTTCAAAATAGTTTCCTTAAAGAACATCTACTCCTATTAATGGCTCTACCATAGCAGGTCATTATCTTCTTCATCATGCCTAACAGTCTTCTTCCACATGCTCTCTGTCTTTCCTGCCATAGCACAATCAAACATTCTAGTGAAACCATAATCATCTCCACAAATAGATCAACAGTATGATAAAATGTTAAATGGTGGAATCCTTATAACGGAGTAGTATAACACTAatcaaaataactaaaataataaGAAATGTAGCATCATAAAGTTGACATTAGTCAGCAACACTTGCTATATAACATAATGCAAGCGCATGAACCTATTATACTCAAAGATGGTGTTTGCAATGCTATTAGGAAAAGCTAAAAGAGCACCTATTGCAAATAAAGAAGAAAGTTGGAAAATATAATCCAACTTTCCCTATCAAGAAAGAAAATGTGGGACCATAATGCCAGAGATAAAGCACCCGGACAATTCTCATAATGTGGTAGCATTTGTtatttcatgttttcctcaaacaaaCTTCGAGATATTGCATCTCAGGTACTTTCAACATTGTAATATGAACATAGTCGCACTATATTCATTATCTACTATATAGAAACTTAAAGGATAAAGAAcaatataaacaaaaaataGTCATCTATATAAGACTCTACTCAATAGAGACTTCTTTTTGAAGCTGACATTTGACAAATTAGAAGATAGAAACAATGACTTATCGTGAAAATGACAAATCCAAAGATAACTTTGAGGAAAAAGCgagcagaagaaaaaaaaaaaaagagaaattagtCTATATTTTAGCTGAAAGTAGAATAAATTGCTCAGCACAATAAATTACAAAGCAGAATAAACTTGAAAGATATAATAAGAAAAGAAGCATTAAAAGCTATTCAGAATAAACTTGAAGATATAATAAGAATAGAAACTTATCCATCTACTGTATATGAAAAATACAACTTATTAAGTTTGTTTTGTTGCACTGTCAAAGCCAAAGTCAAGAGTGAGAAAAGAGTTTTTAGAATCATCATCTTAGTTCATAGAAATCTTGATACAATCACTCTAAATATTGATTTGAGTACTTATCCTCTGAGACATgagccaaaagaaaaaaatgtaaacaATCATCATAGGATATTCTTACCACCTACTATTGAAGCCAATTTAGTCTTCCAAACCTgatctgcaaaaaaaaaaacatgttacaCGATGACCATCAATAATAAAAAAGAGCCAGAAAACAAAGGGAAGTTAATTCAATACGAATTAAGGTTATCCTAACACCGACCTTGAATATACTGTCAATAGGATTAAAATAGTAGTTCTCCTTGTAATCTGTGGGAGAAATTTGATTAGTTCTGATGTGCACAAAGTTAATGACAAATAAATACCTGAATATTGCATACCTGGTTCATCTGGATATGGAATTCGAAGATCAATTCCACCAGCATCAGTTGCAGCTATTGAATTATAATGTGCATTGCTTGCCTCCTTAAAAGGGCTAATTAGTACGACTATATCGAACTTCCTTGTCTCTTAAATAGCACCATTCCATTGAGGAGTCGCAAGCACTGACTCAGAAAaggtaacaataaaaaaattcaagtcTTGGTCTCATACTTGTTTGATAACCATATATGGCTTAGCTCTTTGAAAGAAACCCCGTATTTGTGTCTGGCAGAAGCAAGTTTAAAGAGTTCTTAAAATTAGTCATGCGTCATAAAGATGAACCAAAGTCCAAATACACAATCTATTAGAACTTTTTCCGAAAATTAATCAGCCCATTAAAATCCATTTTGACAGTAAATAGTTTAAAATGCCtagagaaaatattttatttatgtcAGCAATGATAGTTAAAAATCTTGAACATTAGTAAGGAatcaatatttaaaatttagtgTAAGCAAACAGTGCATGACAGGTAAATAAATAATGCAGAAACGTAACCATAACTTTTTTCAAATATCTCTTCCATTTTACATAAACATATGGGAGAAGAAAAGTTAGGCCTCCCTTCTCATATGATGCATTGGTAACAGAGACAATAAAGAAGAAATATATACTTTCATTCATCAGAGTATATGCATGAAACTAATAAAATGGATTCACAGTTATTATCATAACGTTTTTATGGTAAAAAAAATAGCATGGAAAAATAGTTATTATCCAAATTAGGTGTTTCATCACAGAGAGAAGACAACAGAGAAAATGACTTACCCATGGAGTCTATGGAGAAGATAAAAAGGAGAAGGAGTGAAGCTAGCCTTGTAAAATGCATTGAGCATAAACAATTAGTTTTCACCATGAGGCCTGAACAACATAGATCAGAAGATAAGTGAGGAATTAGAAAGATGAGCACAACCAACATGCCATTCCAGATTTCAGAAGCAAAACCCATAACTATTCTCAAAGGAAATTTAATTATCAGTAAATTAAAAGATTATAATATGCAATATATGAGTTTTAGTATATATTTTAGAGAAAAGAGGATTATAGTAGTATAAGGTACACCTTTCATTATTTACTTTCCTCTTACACAAATATATCCATCTAAGGGTCAAAGATCTTCAGATATGGCTCCTAATTAAACTACCCATGGCTCTTTCAAACTCAAGCCTTCAGATGGT
This is a stretch of genomic DNA from Lotus japonicus ecotype B-129 chromosome 1, LjGifu_v1.2. It encodes these proteins:
- the LOC130730610 gene encoding replication protein A 70 kDa DNA-binding subunit D-like isoform X2 produces the protein MMKKIMTCYGMARKTSLIAEVDDSKETWKLGVRITNLWVVEKSSKVNAMEMIFMDQKGGKITAIVKKFDIDKWKSMLKEDNTYIVQNFEVNHNDGQFRTSNHPYKLVFMKGTIVQARQIPEIPHNIYHFTPFDDILAGGASTEVLVDVIGELSDVVQIQKESVPKRVVLVLKDERNNTLHCTLWENYAARMISFLETHVEGHVVILLSLAKIKETNGKYPTTIQNSMYCSKLFIDEPLAEIQEYKNRLGSICVNESYSQKMSQFSSCSQFTSEEKFVQNDIVKSLSQLNEVQKECYVVTVAKIDKVCVGNGWSYEACFKCNRKADCSSLPFTCPKCGKKNTETVPRFRVEVMVSYNNNSSKFVLWDRECIQLVKQTAIDLKKQLLDEGEFDAMAVPEPIDCILGKLFAFKVKVQPGYKQFSVTGVSDNEKTIESIRDKLQVDEDSLMSKKGKSISSFLKEDDAYEIQSLSATADSDTTSIGHCTPAKRLSKDTLDDDFACQDLPSVQLSSSKVTKHIKTE
- the LOC130730610 gene encoding replication protein A 70 kDa DNA-binding subunit D-like isoform X3 — protein: MARKTSLIAEVDDSKETWKLGVRITNLWVVEKSSKVNAMEMIFMDQKGGKITAIVKKFDIDKWKSMLKEDNTYIVQNFEVNHNDGQFRTSNHPYKLVFMKGTIVQARQIPEIPHNIYHFTPFDDILAGGASTEVLVDVIGELSDVVQIQKESVPKRVVLVLKDERNNTLHCTLWENYAARMISFLETHVEGHVVILLSLAKIKETNGKYPTTIQNSMYCSKLFIDEPLAEIQEYKNRLGSICVNESYSQKMSQFSSCSQFTSEEKFVQNDIVKSLSQLNEVQKECYVVTVAKIDKVCVGNGWSYEACFKCNRKADCSSLPFTCPKCGKKNTETVPRFRVEVMVSYNNNSSKFVLWDRECIQLVKQTAIDLKKQLLDEGEFDAMAVPEPIDCILGKLFAFKVKVQPGYKQFSVTGVSDNEKTIESIRDKLQVDEDSLMSKKGKSISSFLKEDDAYEIQSLSATADSDTTSIGHCTPAKRLSKDTLDDDFACQDLPSVQLSSSKVTKHIKTE
- the LOC130730610 gene encoding replication protein A 70 kDa DNA-binding subunit D-like isoform X1, producing the protein MIMVSLECLIVLWQERQRACGRRLLGMMKKIMTCYGMARKTSLIAEVDDSKETWKLGVRITNLWVVEKSSKVNAMEMIFMDQKGGKITAIVKKFDIDKWKSMLKEDNTYIVQNFEVNHNDGQFRTSNHPYKLVFMKGTIVQARQIPEIPHNIYHFTPFDDILAGGASTEVLVDVIGELSDVVQIQKESVPKRVVLVLKDERNNTLHCTLWENYAARMISFLETHVEGHVVILLSLAKIKETNGKYPTTIQNSMYCSKLFIDEPLAEIQEYKNRLGSICVNESYSQKMSQFSSCSQFTSEEKFVQNDIVKSLSQLNEVQKECYVVTVAKIDKVCVGNGWSYEACFKCNRKADCSSLPFTCPKCGKKNTETVPRFRVEVMVSYNNNSSKFVLWDRECIQLVKQTAIDLKKQLLDEGEFDAMAVPEPIDCILGKLFAFKVKVQPGYKQFSVTGVSDNEKTIESIRDKLQVDEDSLMSKKGKSISSFLKEDDAYEIQSLSATADSDTTSIGHCTPAKRLSKDTLDDDFACQDLPSVQLSSSKVTKHIKTE